The Gemmatimonadaceae bacterium sequence CGTCTCCGTGGTCTCGGCGGTGGAATACGCGCGGGACTCGCGTCGATACGTGCTGCTGCCCGACCTGGCGATTTCCTGCCACGGCCCGGTGCGGAGCGTGTTGCTCTTCTCCAGGCGACCGGCGTCCGCACTCGGCGGACGACGCGTGATCGTCTCCCGCAGTTCGATGACCAGCGTGCTGCTCACGGAGCTGCTGTTCGAGTCCGTGTGGAAGGCGCGCCCCGAGTTCGTGCCGGGAGACGCCGAGGTCTCCGACATCGAGGGGTTTCCGCAGGAGGAGCACGAAGCGCGGCTGGTCATTGGCGACGCGGCGCTCCTGCTGCGGACCCGGGGCCGCGAGGCGCCCGACGGCGTCGGCTACCCATACGTGTACGACCTCGGGCTGGAGTGGCAGGCGTGGACGGGGTTGCCGTTCGTGTTTGCCGTCTGGGTGGCACTGCGCGCGACGCCGGTGGCGCAGTCGTTAGGCGCGCACGCGTCGCTGATCGCCTCGCGCGACTGGGGGCTCGCGCACCTCGACGAACTGTCGCGCCAGGCCGCGGCACAGACCGGCGTGCCGGCGGGGGCCTGCCGCGATTACTTCCGCGGACTCGACTACGGGCTGGGCATCGAGTACCTCGGCGGATTGACGGAGTTCTTTGGCCGGCTGGCGGCGAGCGGGCGCGTGCCGGCCACGCAGCTACAGTTCCTGGCCGCGTAGCGGAAACCGCGCACGACGGCTGGCGTTTCGGGCCTGGCGGACACTGCCCCATCTGGTCGCCCGGCCTTGTACCTTTCCGGTGTTCCGCGACCCTCTGCCATGTCCCGCGATCTCCTCGACCTGTACGCGAACGCTCCGCTCCTCGAACTCGGACTCGAGGCTGATCGCGCGCGCCAGGCCCGGCACCCGCACTCCACGGTCACCTACATCGTCGACCGCAACATCAACTACACCAACGTCTGCGTCGCCGACTGCGGCTTCTGCGCCTTCTACCGTCGCCCGAAACACGCCGAGGGGTATACGCTGTCCTTCGAGGAGATCGGGCAGAAGATCGAAGAAACCAAGGCGCTCGGCGGCGTGCAGATCCTCATCCAGGGCGGGCACAATCCCTACATCCCGTTCGAGTGGTACCTGGATCTGCTGCGCTACATCAAGGCCAACCACCCGATCCACATTCACGGCTTTTCGCCGAGCGAGGTCGACTTCTTCTCGCAGGTCTTCCGGATGGATGCGGCCGAGATCATCAGGGAGCTGCGGAAGGCCGGGCTTGACTCGATCCCGGGTGGTGGCGGCGAGATCCTGGTGCAACGCGTGCGCGATTACGCCGCGCCGGGCAAGGCCGGCGCCGACCGATGGCTCGAGATCATGGAGCTGGCGCATCGTGAGGGCATGAAGACCTCCGTCACGATGATGTACGGACTGGGCGAGACACTGGCCGAGCGCATCGAGCACCTGCAGCGCGTGCGAGAACTGCAGGCCCGGACCGGCGGCTTCACCGCGTTCATTACCTGGCCGTTGCAGCCCGAGAACACGCCCGCGTTCTCCCACCAGCCCAAGACGACCGCGGTGGACTACCTGCGGACCGTTGCCCTCTCCCGCATCGTGCTGGACAATGTGCCCAATCTGCAGGCCAGCTGGGTGACGATGGGCATGAAGATCGGGCAGTTGGCACTCCGGTTCGGCTGCAACGACTTCGGATCGTTGATGATCGAGGAGAATGTAGTCAGCGCCGCCAACACGACCCACCGCACCACCACGGAGGAGCTCGAACGGCTGATTCGCGACGCCGGCTTCACGCCGGCCCGCCGCCGTCAGGACTACTCCATCATCCCGATCGACC is a genomic window containing:
- a CDS encoding menaquinone biosynthesis protein, with the protein product MRVGRIPYINCFPVYGAIDRGLVALDGELVTGVPSALNRQMAAGTLDVSVVSAVEYARDSRRYVLLPDLAISCHGPVRSVLLFSRRPASALGGRRVIVSRSSMTSVLLTELLFESVWKARPEFVPGDAEVSDIEGFPQEEHEARLVIGDAALLLRTRGREAPDGVGYPYVYDLGLEWQAWTGLPFVFAVWVALRATPVAQSLGAHASLIASRDWGLAHLDELSRQAAAQTGVPAGACRDYFRGLDYGLGIEYLGGLTEFFGRLAASGRVPATQLQFLAA
- the mqnC gene encoding dehypoxanthine futalosine cyclase, which encodes MSRDLLDLYANAPLLELGLEADRARQARHPHSTVTYIVDRNINYTNVCVADCGFCAFYRRPKHAEGYTLSFEEIGQKIEETKALGGVQILIQGGHNPYIPFEWYLDLLRYIKANHPIHIHGFSPSEVDFFSQVFRMDAAEIIRELRKAGLDSIPGGGGEILVQRVRDYAAPGKAGADRWLEIMELAHREGMKTSVTMMYGLGETLAERIEHLQRVRELQARTGGFTAFITWPLQPENTPAFSHQPKTTAVDYLRTVALSRIVLDNVPNLQASWVTMGMKIGQLALRFGCNDFGSLMIEENVVSAANTTHRTTTEELERLIRDAGFTPARRRQDYSIIPIDHPAAA